A region from the Sorex araneus isolate mSorAra2 chromosome 6, mSorAra2.pri, whole genome shotgun sequence genome encodes:
- the LOC101546337 gene encoding olfactory receptor 9I1-like: MAGNDSVVTDFVLIGFQLQTELQTGLFVVFLIVYLITMGGNMGMILLIQSDTRLQTPMYFFLSHLSFLDVCYSTVIVPQLLESLRTVQMVITYERCATQFFFFTLYASTECFLLAVMAYDRYVAVCNPLLYATAMTPQTRLCLVAGAYGGAMFNSVIRTGCTFSMSFCKSNQVDFFFCDLPPLLKLACSETKPRERVIYLLAFSVITISITVILISYTFIIRAILKIRTTGGKAKTFSTCASHMTAVALFFGTLIFMYLKGNMGSSLQEDKIVSVFYTVIIPMLNPMIYSLRNKEVKEAVKKVLNRMRVSHGE; encoded by the coding sequence ATGGCAGGGAATGACTCCGTGGTGACCGACTTCGTTCTGATAGGCTTCCAGCTTCAGACGGAGCTACAGACGGGTCTCTTTGTTGTATTTCTGATCGTTTATCTCATCACCATGGGGGGCAACATGGGCATGATCTTGCTGATTCAGAGCGACACTCGGCTCCAGactcccatgtacttcttcctcagccaCCTCTCCTTCTTGGACGTTTGTTACTCCACTGTCATTGTCCCGCAGTTACTCGAATCCTTGAGGACAGTACAGATGGTCATCACTTACGAGCGCTGTGCCACCCAGTTCTTCTTTTTCACGCTCTATGCGAGTACGGAGTGTTTTCTTTTGGCTGTCATGGCCTATGACCGTTACGTGGCGGTGTGTAACCCCCTCCTTTATGCCACCGCCATGACCCCGCAGACGCGCCTGTGCCTTGTGGCTGGAGCGTATGGGGGTGCCATGTTCAACTCCGTGATCCGCACcggctgcaccttctccatgtCCTTCTGTAAATCCAACCAGGTGGACTTCTTCTTTTGTGACCTCCCACCCCTGCTGAAGCTTGCCTGCAGTGAGACCAAGCCGCGGGAACGGGTGATCTACCTGTTGGCCTTCTCTGTTATCACCATCAGCATTACCGTGATTCTTATATCCTACACATTCATCATTCGGGCTATTCTGAAGATTCGCACAACCGGGGGCAAAGCCAAAACATTCTCCACCTGCGCTTCTCATATGACTGCAGTGGCTCTTTTCTTTGGGACGCTCATCTTCATGTACTTGAAAGGCAACATGGGTTCGTCTCTTCAGGAGGACAAGATTGTGTCAGTATTTTACACCGTGATCATCCCTATGCTGAACCCCATGATCTATAGTCTGAGAAACAAGGAGGTGAAGGAGGCTGTGAAGAAAGTGCTCAATAGGATGAGGGTCTCCCATGGAGAGTAA